A region from the Janthinobacterium agaricidamnosum genome encodes:
- a CDS encoding porin gives MKTSYFALAVIGMGPFALGATAQAADGAGSAASTNVAVYGVLDAGIVAEQGCAAGCAGTKVSGGVASGSRLGVQGREALGNDVSAVFTLEAGVQNDTGQSEDGRLFGRQAYVGLDSRLGALTLGRQYNLQYLALTDVADPFKGGMAGSASNLAGYSVKRYDNTVKYVTPALRGVTASAIYSFGESPYSSANNRAYGATLGYSSGAVNVSVSHQRKNNFILASGTLPAIDMSSRNTLIAANIDLKVATAFAAVGVNKGYGSSPWDPNNAYSSLALSMSSSDSRDTLLGVSVPVGGFKLLASYVRKDDRDLANRDANQVAVGLTYSLSKRSDFYASYAKIHNKNGARYTVGNASDAGRGDAAFNMGFRHGF, from the coding sequence ATGAAGACCTCGTATTTTGCGCTTGCTGTGATAGGGATGGGGCCTTTCGCGCTGGGCGCGACGGCCCAGGCTGCCGATGGCGCGGGCAGTGCCGCATCCACCAACGTTGCCGTGTACGGCGTGCTCGACGCGGGCATCGTGGCCGAGCAGGGCTGCGCCGCCGGTTGCGCCGGCACCAAGGTGTCCGGCGGCGTCGCCTCCGGCTCGCGCCTGGGCGTGCAGGGGCGCGAAGCGCTGGGCAACGACGTTTCCGCCGTGTTTACCCTGGAAGCGGGCGTCCAGAACGACACGGGCCAGTCGGAAGATGGCCGCCTGTTCGGCCGGCAAGCCTACGTGGGCCTGGACAGCCGCCTGGGCGCGCTGACCCTGGGGCGCCAGTACAACCTGCAATACCTGGCGCTCACCGACGTGGCCGACCCGTTCAAGGGCGGCATGGCCGGCAGCGCCAGCAACCTGGCCGGCTACAGCGTGAAACGCTACGACAATACCGTCAAATACGTGACGCCCGCCTTGCGCGGCGTGACGGCCAGCGCCATCTACAGCTTCGGCGAGTCGCCGTACAGCAGCGCCAACAACCGCGCATATGGCGCCACCCTCGGCTATTCGTCCGGCGCCGTGAATGTCAGCGTGTCGCACCAGCGCAAGAACAACTTCATCCTCGCCTCCGGCACCTTGCCCGCCATCGACATGTCGTCGCGCAACACCCTGATCGCGGCGAACATCGACCTGAAAGTGGCCACCGCCTTTGCCGCCGTGGGCGTGAACAAGGGCTATGGCAGCTCGCCGTGGGACCCGAACAATGCCTACAGCTCGCTGGCCCTGTCGATGTCGTCGTCCGACAGCCGCGACACCTTGCTGGGCGTGTCCGTGCCCGTGGGCGGTTTCAAGCTGCTGGCCTCGTACGTGCGCAAGGATGACCGCGACCTGGCCAACCGCGACGCCAATCAGGTGGCCGTCGGCCTCACGTATTCCCTGTCAAAACGCAGCGATTTCTACGCGTCCTACGCGAAGATCCACAACAAGAACGGCGCCCGCTACACGGTGGGCAATGCCAGCGATGCGGGGCGCGGCGACGCGGCTTTTAATATGGGCTTCCGTCACGGTTTCTGA